Proteins co-encoded in one Spirochaetaceae bacterium genomic window:
- a CDS encoding ankyrin repeat domain-containing protein: protein MSRRVLLACATAMLAVFGLQATRAESAAIRLFELLAPEAVTEPAALVEAAAAVSAADVHALAAAGAATLVGRADGITALMPVAAFNGDPAVAQALIDAGADPAAREANGWSAILYAAAFNRNPEVVQVLLDGGAAPRTGGATAIVPHLWVPGYHAVLDRVAELQRRGTLPVASTHGGETALLLAAAYNGNAAVVRTLTAAGADVRRADVDGSTALLYAAWFNRSVAVHRTLLKTGADTTARDNRARTALIAAATGNPNPEVVQTLLEAGAEVSARDELGFTALMAAAANHRSPAVVRMLLHAGADLHARNGRGRTPLMEAAENNRSPTVIEALLDAGADVAARDETFSMTPLMFAAWDSERASVVRALLNAGADLHARDRDGWTALMHAAVYNIHQDSPAVVGALLAAGADVDAVDDVEGYTALMWAANHGEIPAVVHALLDAGADPAVRGRNGETAATLMASNEPLRRTSAYRRLIESPP, encoded by the coding sequence TCCGCGGCGATCCGCCTGTTCGAACTGCTTGCGCCGGAGGCAGTAACCGAACCGGCGGCGCTTGTCGAGGCGGCCGCGGCAGTGTCGGCCGCCGACGTTCATGCGCTGGCGGCCGCCGGCGCGGCAACCCTGGTCGGCCGCGCGGATGGCATCACCGCGCTGATGCCGGTGGCGGCCTTCAACGGCGATCCGGCGGTGGCGCAGGCGCTGATCGACGCCGGCGCGGATCCGGCTGCGCGTGAGGCCAACGGTTGGAGTGCCATCCTGTACGCAGCCGCGTTCAACCGGAATCCCGAGGTCGTGCAGGTGCTGCTGGACGGCGGCGCCGCACCACGCACCGGCGGTGCCACCGCGATCGTTCCCCACCTGTGGGTTCCCGGCTACCACGCCGTGCTCGACCGCGTGGCTGAGCTGCAGCGGCGCGGCACACTGCCGGTTGCGTCCACGCACGGCGGCGAGACCGCACTCCTGCTGGCGGCGGCTTACAACGGGAATGCTGCCGTGGTGCGGACCTTGACCGCGGCCGGCGCGGACGTGCGGCGCGCCGACGTCGACGGCAGCACCGCCCTGCTGTACGCGGCCTGGTTCAACCGGAGCGTTGCCGTGCATCGAACGCTGCTCAAAACCGGCGCCGACACCACTGCACGCGACAACCGCGCGCGCACCGCTCTGATCGCGGCAGCCACCGGTAACCCGAACCCGGAGGTGGTGCAGACGTTGCTGGAAGCCGGTGCCGAGGTGAGCGCCCGCGACGAGCTGGGCTTCACCGCGCTCATGGCCGCCGCCGCCAACCACCGCAGCCCTGCGGTGGTGCGGATGCTGTTGCACGCCGGCGCCGACCTGCACGCGCGCAACGGCCGCGGTCGGACGCCCCTGATGGAAGCGGCAGAGAACAACCGCAGCCCGACCGTGATCGAGGCGCTCCTGGATGCCGGCGCGGACGTCGCCGCGCGGGATGAAACGTTCTCCATGACACCGCTGATGTTCGCGGCGTGGGACAGCGAGCGTGCCTCGGTAGTGAGGGCGCTGCTGAATGCCGGCGCCGACCTGCACGCGCGCGACCGCGATGGCTGGACCGCCCTGATGCATGCGGCCGTCTACAACATTCACCAGGACAGCCCGGCGGTCGTTGGTGCGCTGCTGGCCGCCGGGGCGGACGTGGACGCAGTGGACGACGTGGAGGGCTACACCGCGCTGATGTGGGCCGCCAACCACGGCGAAATCCCCGCCGTCGTGCACGCGCTGCTGGACGCCGGCGCGGACCCCGCCGTGCGCGGCAGGAACGGCGAAACCGCGGCCACGCTGATGGCCTCCAACGAACCCCTGCGCCGCACCTCGGCCTACCGCCGCCTCATCGAATCGCCTCCCTGA